Proteins from a genomic interval of Trichoderma breve strain T069 chromosome 2, whole genome shotgun sequence:
- a CDS encoding sel1 repeat domain-containing protein, whose amino-acid sequence MASKLGATFVPGSDDDYFMPEVVAPSPQRVTPQVPQNMQEDLQRMELEAREVHDYNRSREPSLSTYTGQKPDPRGYGHSPSHSQSQTPSQTRTTRLPDMDEDAPSFSPFPKVVGDNVPPADDEKENILWKARNHVLHSQNVNMQITWARDVLNWAEISMDAAAREAAESGNRPPTPRKEHELRNDAVNIIRYLAEQEHPDALYIRAKWLEFGKFGERVDKREAYSGYKKASDLGSTRSVYRMGMLFEQSNDMSKAKEYYYKGLSLKDSAALYRMGMMSLLGQHGETKDYQGGLERIRAAADSADEDAPQGAYVYGMLIGRDLPDISIPEGILPYAIETSKVYVEKAAYLGFAKAQLKMGQAYELCQLGCDFNPSYSLHYYGLAAKQGIPEAALGVSRWFLFGYEGVFKKNEELAFKYAHEAASAKLPTGEFAMGYYHEIGIHVNKDVVEAQRWYQLAADHGNKDAVGRLESLSQGGSGLSKQDHETTTLGRIKSQHGSMRGKRPDRFNKQNNPMPTLSEGDGPAPLPKLVTSVGNSRVSPLPSPGMRPTIVTENNSFAEPSRASFVDTADRQPAFNIRVDPNAPPMRSQSAAPYPVDDRMQPPRNAPYPDDDGRPRLNNNYPPGQGPPADRPGSAFGVRPQGNGPPRPMPGPQGNMYPPGGGPGQGRPYPGDSRPGSAHSGNRMQNGPPQGYGGPGGPMGGPHGGPEPGQFAPRTSSRQDGHPDQQYHPGGPGGPGGPGGPGGHFPERLGSLPGQGGPPGRVQTGGPPPGHGPGPGHGPGPGPQGPGGGPRPGPGPNRVGTAPPGPAPQHSSSPAPGPGPGPASPPAKAKPSGKSGPATFEDMGIPQGKQDGDCVIM is encoded by the exons ATGGCCTCCAAACTCGGTGCCACCTTCGTGCCTGGCAGCGACGATGACTATTTTATGCCAGAGGTTGTTGCGCCGTCGCCTCAACG GGTGACCCCTCAGGTGCCGCAGAACATGCAGGAGGACCTGCAGCGCATGGAACTGGAAGCCCGTGAAGTCCACGACTACAATAGAAGCCGCGAGCCCTCGCTGTCGACCTACACCGGCCAGAAGCCCGATCCCAGAGGCTACGGTCATAGCCCTAGCCacagccagagccagacGCCGAGCCAGACGCGGACAACACGGCTGCCCGACATGGACGAAGACGCCCCTTCATTCTCGCCTTTCCCCAAGGTCGTGGGGGACAACGTGCCGCCggccgacgacgagaaggagaacaTCCTGTGGAAGGCGCGCAACCATGTGCTGCACTCGCAGAATGTCAACATGCAAATCACTTGGGCCCGCGATGTGCTCAACTGGGCCGAAATCTCCATGGACGCCGCTGCCAGAGAGGCGGCCGAGAGTGGTAATCGCCCCCCAACCCCACGAAAGGAGCACGAGCTGCGCAACGACGCAGTCAACATCATCAGATACCTGGCCGAGCAGGAACACCCAGATGCCCTCTACATCCGCGCCAAATGGCTCGAGTTTGGCAAGTTCGGCGAACGCGTCGACAAGCGCGAGGCCTACTCGGGGTACAAGAAAGCGAGCGACTTGGGCAGCACACGGTCCGTCTACCGCATGGGCATGCTGTTTGAGCAGTCCAACGACAtgtccaaggccaaggagtaTTACTACAAGGGTCTCAGCTTGAAGGATTCGGCCGCCCTGTACCGCATGGGCATGATGAGTCTCCTGGGCCAGCACGGCGAGACCAAGGACTACCAAGGAGGCCTGGAGCGCATTCGAGCCGCCGCCGACAGTGCGGATGAGGATGCTCCTCAGGGTGCGTACGTCTACGGTATGCTCATCGGACGTGACCTGCCCGACATCAGCATACCCGAAGGCATCTTGCCCTATGCTATTGAAACGTCAAAGGTCTATGTCGAAAAGGCGGCCTATCTTGGCTTTGCCAAAGCTCAGCTTAAAATGGGTCAGGCGTACGAGCTGTGCCAGCTGGGATGTGACTTTAATCCCTCCTATTCCCTACATTACTACGGCTTGGCTGCCAAGCAAGGAATTCCAGAAGCCGCCCTTGGTGTTAGTCGATGGTTCCTCTTTGGCTACGAGGGTGTCTTCAAAAAGAACGAAGAGCTGGCTTTCAAGTATGCTCACGAGGCAGCGTCCGCGAAGCTGCCCACTGGCGAGTTTGCCATGGGCTACTACCACGAAATCGGTATCCACGTCAACAAGGACGTTGTTGAAGCCCAGCGGTGGTACCAACTGGCGGCTGACCACGGCAACAAGGACGCCGTCGGTAGATTAGAGTCGCTTAGCCAGGGTGGTAGCGGCCTCTCCAAGCAGGATCACGAAACAACCACCCTGGGACGGATCAAGTCTCAGCACGGCTCTATGAGAGGCAAGCGCCCCGATCGATTCAACAAGCAAAATAACCCAATGCCCACGCTCAGTGAAGGCGATGGTCCAGCACCACTGCCCAAACTCGTCACATCAGTTGGCAACTCTCGAGTCTCACCTTTGCCCTCACCGGGCATGCGTCCCACAATTGTGACGGAGAACAACAGCTTTGCCGAGCCCTCCAGGGCGTCCTTTGTCGATACGGCTGATCGACAGCCGGCCTTTAACATCCGTGTCGATCCAAACGCCCCACCCATGCGTTCTCAGTCTGCCGCTCCTTATCCCGTAGACGATCGGATGCAGCCGCCGCGGAACGCGCCCTATCCAGACGACGATGGCCGGCCCCGcctcaacaacaactaccCCCCGGGTCAGGGCCCTCCAGCAGACCGGCCAGGCAGTGCCTTTGGTGTCAGACCACAAGGAAATGGTCCACCACGGCCAATGCCGGGCCCACAGGGCAACATGTATCCTCCTG GAGGCGGACCTGGCCAGGGACGCCCATACCCAGGAGACAGCCGACCTGGAAGCGCCCACAGCGGAAACCGCATGCAGAACGGACCGCCCCAGGGATATGGTGGTCCTGGAGGCCCGATGGGCGGCCCTCATGGAGGGCCAGAGCCCGGGCAGTTCGCTCCTCGAACCTCATCACGACAAGATGGGCATCCTGATCAACAGTATCACCCTGGCGGCCCAGGTGGTCCCGGAGGTCCCGGAGGCCCAGGTGGTCATTTCCCAGAAAGGCTGGGATCTCTCCCCGGCCAAGGTGGACCACCAGGAAGAGTCCAGACCGGAGGGCCCCCTCCCGGACATGGACCCGGACCTGGACATGGACCCGGACCCGGGCCTCAAGGTCCTGGAGGCGGACCCCGGCCAGGTCCCGGTCCCAACCGAGTTGGCACTGCTCCTCCGGGACCTGCTCCTCAGCACAGCTCAAGTCCTGCACCAGGCCCAGGCCCTGGCccggcttctcctccagccaaggccaagccatCAGGCAAGTCAGGACCGGCAACGTTTGAAGATATGGGAATTCCGCAGGGCAAACAAGACGGCGATTGT GTTATCATGTAG
- a CDS encoding glutathione-dependent formaldehyde-activating enzyme domain-containing protein, with translation MESNPMIRCQCEAISFRAVLPKPLSVDVCHCLECQRQSSSAFGVSAIFPVEGMLPFPESIRPHVGMWTRKTDSGCTLECYFCKTCGVRVIHRGLLPDGTSQSTLTVKGGCMENLSLENARHIYTRSARIPVPERSWPGPPDEY, from the coding sequence ATGGAGTCCAACCCCATGATTCGATGCCAATGCGAAGCCATTTCCTTTCGGGCCGTGCTCCCCAAGCCGCTCTCAGTCGATGTATGCCACTGTCTGGAGTGCCAGAGACAGTCATCGTCGGCCTTTGGTGTCTCTGCCATCTTCCCTGTTGAGGGCATGCTTCCGTTCCCTGAGAGTATTCGGCCTCACGTTGGCATGTGGACACGCAAGACCGACTCGGGATGCACGCTGGAGTGTTACTTCTGTAAGACGTGCGGTGTCAGGGTCATCCACCGGGGTCTGTTGCCTGATGGGACATCACAGTCGACACTAACGGTTAAGGGAGGCTGTATGGAAAACCTGAGCCTGGAGAATGCAAGGCACATCTATACGAGATCTGCCAGAATACCGGTGCCGGAGAGGAGTTGGCCCGGGCCGCCAGATGAATACTGA
- a CDS encoding golgi transport complex subunit 5 domain-containing protein has translation MATLPDAQAIEEPSYIDYETFLDPDFVPASFANSLVLSTNNPDDSPLDLATPLSRVLFDAQEIDSHIDLLTTRSAVPLLQYTQSQTQASKAIVAQLDAQIASLNDSYKQLEKEVIDKHAEAEEIRQVALRLWETLRLGRAMGRCLQLGRQLQVQFSELGGPSTGKTDYGALVRCSYTILSLREVLDSRSSGEEGHGLEKLNAIKNLQDTVIVPIERRITEVSERLIREFAIPSSITFAQSEEARSRLTSAMTTLYLLSPSMGIQPDKWSPKLLLQALDTYVRSALQGSTASLSRSLGQLPTLDKSLVEVVAHCQNIASLELILEATETPVHPFFPAPAKKKQHSLLQLLLSRFETSSLISYFWRTMASNISARVQEIASRGGIVARTLRTNKNVVGDAIRQAVIKGGQTPNVFSSSKKKPSVETSWDREIAVMMGSVLNNIGR, from the coding sequence ATGGCGACGCTGCCAGATGCCCAGGCCATTGAAGAGCCCTCGTACATCGACTACGAGACGTTCCTGGATCCTGACTTCGTACCTGCTTCCTTCGCCAATTCCCTCGTCCTTTCCACCAACAACCCCGACGACTCCCCGCTAGATCTCGCAACACCCTTGTCACGAGTCCTCTTTGACGCTCAAGAGATCGACTCGCACATTGACCTCCTCACAACCCGCTCCGCCGTGCCCTTGCTGCAGTACACCCAATCGCAGACGCAGGCAAGCAAGGCCATTGTTGCCCAGCTCGATGCTCAGATCGCAAGCTTAAACGACAGCtacaagcagctggagaaggaggttATTGATAAACATGcagaggcggaggagatACGGCAGGTCGCATTGCGCCTGTGGGAAACGCTGAGGCTAGGGAGGGCAATGGGAAGATGTCTGCAGCTCGGGAGGCAGCTACAAGTTCAGTTCTCCGAATTGGGCGGCCCCAGCACGGGGAAAACCGACTACGGAGCGCTTGTTCGATGCTCATACACGATCCTTTCGCTGCGAGAAGTGCTGGACAGCAGGTCatcaggagaagaaggccatggACTCGAAAAGTTGAACGCAATCAAGAATCTACAGGACACTGTCATTGTACCGATAGAGCGACGCATAACAGAGGTGTCTGAGCGCCTGATTAGGGAATTCGCCATCCCGAGCAGCATCACTTTTGCGCAAAGCGAGGAGGCACGATCACGGCTGACATCAGCCATGACTACGCTGTATCTGCTGTCCCCGTCTATGGGTATTCAGCCAGACAAGTGGTCACCAAAACTGCTCTTGCAAGCCCTCGATACCTATGTTCGCTCTGCGCTACAGGGAAGCACCGCATCGCTCTCGCGATCTCTGGGGCAGCTCCCCACGCTAGACAAATCTCTCGTCGAAGTCGTGGCCCACTGCCAGAACATTGCCTCGCTTGAGCTGATCCTCGAGGCTACCGAGACTCCAGTCCACCCCTTCTTTCCAGCTCccgcgaagaagaaacagcacagcctcctccagctgctgctatctcGTTTTGAAACGAGCTCTTTGATTTCCTACTTTTGGCGCACCATGGCGAGCAACATTTCCGCTCGCGTTCAAGAGATAGCTAGTCGAGGAGGTATTGTGGCTCGCACCCTGCGGACGAATAAGAACGTTGTTGGGGATGCCATTCGGCAGGCAGTTATTAAAGGGGGGCAGACTCCAAACGTcttttccagcagcaagaagaagcccagtGTCGAGACGAGCTGGGATCGTGAAATAGCTGTTATGATGGGAAGCGTGCTGAACAACATAGGGCGATGA